A region of Larimichthys crocea isolate SSNF chromosome X, L_crocea_2.0, whole genome shotgun sequence DNA encodes the following proteins:
- the LOC104937408 gene encoding uncharacterized protein LOC104937408, giving the protein MLRMKCVAVVGLLSLLSMGHSAPLSGCDSLIKPISVSSEDILGSWLYIGGSSDLPGTRSLGRLMTSVSLNVTATAQSNILNIVQAQRVYGQCSKLVYNVTFENSTMSIEQPFYLKEGYLPTDCSDCLVAYEEITAGKDKFTSLLLFSRRKSVSAADVEMLRRQAECLQMPSPMIIDTNYEICQDNMPSLGGLTAFHSLLENKVGQRIARLLDSLFDMFVN; this is encoded by the exons ATGCTGAGGATGAAGTGTGTCGCTGTTGTCGGGTTGCTGAGTCTTCTCTCGATGGGACACTCTGCTCCTCTGAGCGGCTGTGACAGTCTGATCAAACCGATATCTGTCAGCAGTGAAGAT ATATTGGGGAGTTGGCTGTACATCGGTGGGAGCTCTGACCTCCCGGGAACTCGCTCCTTGGGCCGTCTGATGACCAGCGTCTCATTGAACGTCACTGCAACCGCCCAGAGCAACATCCTGAATATCGTCCAGGCTCAGAGAGT ATATGGCCAGTGTTCCAAGCTAGTATACAACGTGACTTTTGAAAACAGCACAATGTCAATTG AGCAACCTTTTTACCTCAAAGAAGGCTACCTGCCGACTGACTGCTCCGACTGTCTGGTGGCCTATGAAGAAATTACAGCTGGCAAAGATAAATTCACCAGTCTTCTCCTTTTTA GCAGGAGAAAGAGTGTCTCAGCTGCTGATGTGGAGATGCTCAGGAGACAGGCAGAATGTCTCCAGATGCCATCGCCTATGATAATAGACACAAACTACG AAATCTGCCAAGACAACATGCCATCCCTCGGCGGGCTCACTGCCTTCCACTCCTTATTGGAGAACAAGGTGGGACAACGAATAGCAAGACTCCTGGATAGTCTTTTTGATATGTTTGtgaactga